The proteins below are encoded in one region of Pseudomonas entomophila L48:
- a CDS encoding acyl carrier protein, which produces MHSRLYIAFHLRWIISYFLEQSLHQIRPDISLGELGADSFDMFELQALIEETFGILIHQPLRPYLTFAELVDLIFRTMPEPETSAGPPLT; this is translated from the coding sequence ATGCACTCTCGGCTCTACATCGCTTTCCACCTGCGCTGGATCATCAGTTACTTCCTCGAGCAGAGCCTGCACCAGATCCGCCCCGACATTTCCCTTGGCGAACTGGGTGCCGACAGCTTCGACATGTTCGAGCTACAAGCGCTGATCGAAGAAACCTTCGGCATCCTGATCCACCAGCCACTGCGCCCCTACCTCACCTTCGCCGAACTGGTCGACCTGATCTTCCGGACCATGCCCGAGCCAGAAACATCGGCAGGGCCGCCCCTCACCTGA
- a CDS encoding AMP-binding protein → MPQPSYTRGRQDKPLLTQTIGQAFDATVARHGEREALVVRHQHLRYSWRELAAEVDVHARALMALGVEVGERVGNWAPNCAQWCILQLATAKVGAILVNINPAYRVGELEYVLRQSGCRWLVCADAFKSSDYQAMVQELVPELASHALGELASERLPDLRGVISLAAEPPAGFLPWAALAGRAGEVEVVAYEARQQGLQFDQPVNIQYTSGTTGAPKGATLSHYNILNNGYMVGESLGLTERDRMVIPVPLYHCFGMVMGNLGCITHGSAMIYPNDAFDAELTLRAVAEERASILYGVPTMFIALLDHPSRAALDLSTLRSGIMAGATCPIEVMRKVIDQLHMAEVQIAYGMTETSPVSLQTGPDDGLELRVTTVGRTHPQLETKLVDVDGRIVARGEIGELCTRGYSVMLGYWDNLQATHDALDPAGWMHTGDLAVMDDDGYVRIVGRNKDMIIRGGENIYPRELEEFFHTHPAVAEAQVVGIPCSKYGEEVVAWIRLHPGHSATAEELQQWCKARLAHFKTPRHFRFVDEFPMTVTGKVQKFRMQEISVEELAGR, encoded by the coding sequence ATGCCTCAACCAAGCTACACACGCGGCCGCCAGGACAAACCCTTGCTCACCCAGACCATCGGCCAGGCCTTCGACGCCACCGTCGCCCGCCACGGCGAGCGCGAGGCGCTGGTGGTGCGCCACCAGCACCTGCGCTACAGCTGGCGCGAGCTGGCCGCCGAGGTCGATGTGCACGCCCGGGCCTTGATGGCGCTGGGCGTGGAGGTCGGCGAGCGGGTCGGCAATTGGGCGCCCAACTGCGCCCAGTGGTGCATCCTGCAACTGGCCACGGCCAAGGTTGGTGCGATCCTGGTCAACATCAACCCGGCCTACCGCGTGGGCGAGCTGGAATACGTGCTGCGCCAGTCCGGTTGCCGCTGGCTGGTGTGCGCGGATGCCTTCAAGAGCTCCGACTACCAGGCGATGGTGCAGGAACTAGTGCCTGAGCTGGCGAGCCATGCCCTGGGCGAGCTGGCCAGCGAACGCCTGCCCGACCTGCGCGGCGTGATCAGCCTGGCCGCCGAGCCACCCGCTGGCTTCCTGCCCTGGGCCGCGCTGGCCGGGCGGGCAGGGGAGGTTGAGGTAGTCGCCTACGAAGCCCGGCAACAGGGCCTGCAATTCGATCAGCCGGTGAACATCCAGTACACCTCCGGCACCACCGGCGCACCCAAAGGCGCCACGCTGAGCCACTACAACATCCTCAACAACGGCTACATGGTCGGCGAGAGCCTGGGCCTGACCGAGCGCGACCGCATGGTGATCCCGGTGCCGCTGTACCACTGCTTCGGCATGGTCATGGGCAACCTGGGCTGCATCACCCACGGCAGCGCCATGATCTACCCCAACGACGCCTTCGACGCCGAGCTCACCCTGCGCGCCGTGGCCGAGGAGCGTGCCAGCATCCTCTATGGCGTGCCGACCATGTTCATCGCCTTGCTCGACCACCCCAGCCGTGCCGCGCTGGACCTGTCCACGCTACGCAGCGGCATCATGGCCGGCGCCACCTGCCCGATCGAGGTGATGCGCAAGGTGATCGACCAACTGCACATGGCCGAGGTGCAGATCGCCTATGGCATGACCGAGACCAGCCCGGTGTCGCTGCAGACCGGCCCCGACGACGGCCTGGAACTGCGCGTGACCACCGTCGGCCGCACCCATCCGCAGCTGGAGACCAAGCTGGTGGATGTCGATGGGCGCATCGTTGCCCGTGGCGAGATCGGCGAGTTGTGCACCCGGGGCTACAGCGTGATGCTCGGCTACTGGGACAACTTGCAGGCCACCCATGACGCCCTCGACCCGGCTGGGTGGATGCATACCGGCGACCTGGCAGTGATGGACGATGACGGCTATGTGCGCATCGTCGGGCGCAACAAGGACATGATCATCCGTGGCGGCGAGAACATCTATCCGCGGGAGTTGGAGGAGTTCTTCCACACCCACCCGGCGGTGGCCGAGGCGCAGGTGGTGGGGATACCGTGCAGCAAGTATGGCGAGGAGGTGGTGGCGTGGATTCGCTTGCACCCGGGGCACAGTGCCACGGCGGAGGAGTTGCAGCAGTGGTGCAAGGCGCGGCTGGCGCATTTCAAGACGCCGCGGCATTTCCGCTTTGTCGATGAATTTCCGATGACGGTGACGGGGAAGGTGCAGAAGTTTCGGATGCAGGAGATCAGTGTCGAGGAGCTGGCAGGGCGATGA
- a CDS encoding isovaleryl-CoA dehydrogenase — MHYPSLNFALGETIDMLRDQVRTFVAAELAPRAAQIDHDNLFPADMWRKFGDMGLLGITVPEEYGGAGLGYLAHVVSMEEISRASASVALSYGAHSNLCVNQINRNGTHEQKLKYLPKLISGEHIGALAMSEPNAGSDVVSMKLRAEKRGDRYVLNGSKTWITNGPDANTYVIYAKTDLDKGPHGITAFIVERDWKGFTRSNKFDKLGMRGSNTCELFFDDVEVPEENILGQLNGGVRVLMSGLDYERVVLAGGPTGIMQSCMDLVVPYIHDRKQFGQSIGEFQLIQGKIADMYTQLNASRAYLYAVAQACDRAETTRKDAAGVILYTAERATQMALEAIQILGGNGYINEFPAGRLLRDAKLYEIGAGTSEIRRMLIGRELFNETR; from the coding sequence ATGCATTACCCCAGCCTGAACTTCGCCCTGGGCGAGACCATCGACATGCTCCGCGACCAGGTGCGCACCTTCGTCGCCGCCGAGCTGGCGCCGCGCGCCGCGCAGATCGACCACGACAACCTGTTCCCCGCCGACATGTGGCGCAAGTTCGGCGACATGGGCCTGCTGGGCATCACCGTCCCTGAAGAATACGGCGGCGCCGGCCTGGGCTACCTGGCCCACGTGGTGTCGATGGAAGAGATCAGCCGCGCCTCGGCCTCGGTGGCCCTGTCGTACGGCGCCCACTCCAACCTGTGCGTCAACCAGATCAATCGCAACGGCACCCACGAGCAGAAACTCAAGTACCTGCCCAAGCTGATCAGCGGCGAACACATCGGCGCCCTGGCCATGAGCGAGCCCAACGCCGGCTCCGACGTGGTGTCGATGAAGCTGCGCGCCGAGAAACGCGGCGACCGCTACGTGCTCAACGGCAGCAAGACCTGGATCACCAACGGCCCCGACGCCAACACCTACGTGATCTACGCCAAGACCGACCTGGACAAGGGCCCCCACGGCATCACCGCATTCATCGTCGAGCGCGACTGGAAAGGCTTCACCCGCAGCAACAAGTTCGACAAGCTCGGCATGCGCGGCTCCAACACTTGCGAGCTGTTCTTCGATGACGTCGAAGTGCCGGAAGAAAACATCCTCGGCCAGCTCAACGGCGGTGTGCGCGTGCTGATGAGCGGCCTGGACTACGAGCGCGTGGTACTCGCCGGTGGCCCCACCGGCATCATGCAGAGCTGCATGGACCTGGTGGTCCCGTACATCCACGACCGCAAGCAGTTCGGCCAGAGCATCGGCGAGTTCCAGCTGATCCAGGGCAAGATCGCCGACATGTACACCCAGCTCAACGCCAGCCGCGCCTACCTGTACGCCGTGGCCCAGGCCTGCGACCGCGCCGAGACCACCCGCAAGGACGCCGCCGGGGTGATCCTGTACACCGCCGAGCGCGCCACGCAGATGGCCCTGGAGGCGATCCAGATCCTCGGCGGCAACGGCTACATCAATGAATTCCCGGCCGGCCGCCTGCTGCGCGACGCCAAGCTGTACGAGATCGGGGCCGGCACCAGCGAGATCCGCCGGATGCTGATCGGCCGCGAACTGTTCAACGAAACCCGCTGA
- a CDS encoding carboxyl transferase domain-containing protein, protein MATLHTQINPRSAEFASNSAAMLEQVQALRGLLAQVSQGGGPKAQARHTSRGKLLPRERIDRLLDPGSSFLEIGQLAAHEVYGEDVPAAGVIAGIGRVEGVECMIVANDATVKGGSYYPLTVKKHLRAQTIALQNRLPCIYLVDSGGANLPRQDEVFPDREHFGRIFFNQANMSALGIPQIAVVMGSCTAGGAYVPAMADEAIMVRQQATIFLAGPPLVKAATGEVVSAEDLGGADVHCRTSGVADHYADNDEHALAIARRSVANLNWHKQGKLQCQAPIAPLYNAEELYGVVPADAKQPFDVREVIARLVDGSVFDEFKALFGTTLVCGFAHLHGYPVAILANNGILFAEAAQKGAHFIELACQRGIPLLFLQNITGFMVGKKYEEGGIAKHGAKLVTAVACAQVPKFTVIIGGSFGAGNYGMCGRAYDPRFLWMWPNARIGVMGAEQAAGVLAQVKREQSERSGEVFSADDEKKLKQPILDQYERQGHPYYSSARLWDDGVIDPAQTRDVLGLALSAALNAPIEQSRFGIFRM, encoded by the coding sequence ATGGCTACCTTGCATACCCAGATCAACCCGCGCTCGGCGGAGTTCGCCAGCAACAGCGCGGCCATGCTCGAACAAGTCCAGGCCCTGCGCGGCCTGCTCGCCCAGGTCAGCCAGGGCGGCGGGCCGAAAGCCCAGGCGCGGCACACCTCGCGTGGCAAGTTGCTGCCCCGCGAGCGCATCGACCGCCTGCTCGACCCAGGCTCGTCATTCCTCGAGATCGGCCAGCTGGCCGCCCATGAGGTGTATGGCGAGGACGTGCCGGCTGCGGGCGTGATCGCCGGCATCGGCCGGGTCGAAGGCGTGGAGTGCATGATTGTGGCCAACGACGCCACGGTCAAAGGCGGTTCTTATTACCCGCTGACGGTGAAGAAGCACCTGCGCGCCCAGACCATCGCCCTGCAGAACCGCCTGCCGTGCATCTACCTGGTGGACTCCGGCGGCGCCAACCTGCCGCGCCAGGACGAGGTGTTCCCCGACCGCGAGCATTTCGGGCGGATCTTCTTCAACCAGGCCAACATGAGTGCCTTAGGGATTCCGCAGATCGCCGTGGTGATGGGCTCGTGCACCGCCGGCGGCGCCTATGTGCCGGCCATGGCCGACGAAGCGATCATGGTGCGCCAGCAGGCGACCATCTTCCTTGCAGGCCCCCCTTTGGTGAAAGCCGCGACCGGTGAAGTGGTCAGCGCCGAGGACCTCGGCGGCGCCGACGTGCACTGCCGCACCAGCGGCGTGGCCGACCATTACGCCGACAACGACGAGCACGCCCTGGCCATCGCCCGGCGCAGCGTCGCCAACCTCAACTGGCACAAGCAGGGCAAGCTGCAATGCCAGGCGCCGATCGCGCCGCTGTACAACGCCGAGGAGTTGTACGGCGTGGTGCCGGCCGACGCCAAGCAGCCGTTCGACGTGCGCGAGGTGATTGCGCGCCTGGTCGACGGTTCGGTGTTCGATGAATTCAAGGCGCTGTTCGGCACCACCCTGGTGTGCGGCTTCGCCCACCTGCACGGCTACCCGGTGGCGATCCTGGCCAACAACGGCATCCTCTTCGCCGAGGCCGCGCAAAAAGGCGCGCACTTCATCGAACTGGCCTGCCAGCGCGGCATCCCGCTGCTGTTCCTGCAGAACATCACCGGCTTCATGGTCGGCAAAAAATACGAAGAAGGCGGCATCGCCAAGCACGGCGCCAAGCTGGTGACCGCGGTGGCCTGCGCCCAGGTACCGAAGTTCACGGTGATCATCGGCGGCAGCTTCGGTGCCGGCAACTACGGCATGTGCGGCCGCGCCTACGACCCGCGCTTCCTGTGGATGTGGCCCAACGCACGCATTGGCGTGATGGGCGCCGAGCAGGCGGCCGGGGTGCTGGCCCAGGTCAAGCGCGAACAGAGCGAGCGCAGTGGCGAGGTGTTCAGCGCGGACGACGAGAAGAAGCTCAAGCAGCCGATCCTCGACCAGTACGAACGCCAGGGCCACCCCTACTACTCCAGCGCCCGGCTGTGGGATGACGGCGTCATCGACCCGGCGCAGACCCGCGACGTGCTCGGCCTGGCGCTGTCCGCCGCGCTGAACGCCCCGATCGAACAGAGCCGCTTCGGCATTTTCCGGATGTGA
- a CDS encoding gamma-carboxygeranoyl-CoA hydratase: MSDFATIELVKDPRGFATLWLSREDKNNAFNAQMIRELIVALDQIAEDASLRFVVLRGRGRHFSAGADLAWMQQSAELDFNTNLDDAHELGELMYALHRLKAPTLAVVQGAAFGGALGLISCCDMAIGAEDAQLCLSEVRIGLAPAVISPFVVKAIGERAARRYALTAERFSGVRARELGLLAEVCPAAELDAQVEAWVDNLLQNSPQALRATKDLLREVDDGELSPALRRYCENTIARIRVSTEGQEGLRAFLEKRRPAWQTEHKKEPRP; this comes from the coding sequence ATGAGCGACTTCGCGACTATCGAACTGGTCAAGGACCCTCGCGGCTTCGCCACCCTGTGGCTGAGCCGGGAAGACAAGAACAACGCCTTCAACGCGCAGATGATCCGCGAGCTGATCGTCGCCCTCGACCAGATCGCCGAGGACGCCAGCCTGCGCTTCGTGGTGCTGCGCGGCCGTGGCCGGCATTTCAGTGCCGGCGCAGATCTAGCCTGGATGCAGCAGTCGGCCGAGCTGGACTTCAACACCAACCTTGACGACGCCCATGAACTGGGCGAGCTGATGTACGCCCTGCACCGGCTCAAGGCGCCGACCCTGGCCGTGGTGCAAGGCGCGGCCTTCGGCGGCGCGCTGGGGCTGATCAGCTGCTGCGACATGGCCATCGGCGCCGAAGACGCCCAGCTGTGCCTGTCGGAAGTGCGCATCGGCCTGGCCCCGGCGGTGATCAGCCCATTCGTGGTCAAGGCCATCGGCGAGCGCGCAGCGCGCCGCTATGCGCTCACCGCCGAGCGTTTCAGCGGTGTGCGCGCCCGTGAGCTGGGCCTGCTGGCCGAGGTGTGCCCGGCCGCCGAGCTGGACGCGCAGGTCGAGGCCTGGGTCGACAACCTGCTGCAGAACAGCCCCCAGGCCCTGCGCGCCACCAAGGACCTGCTGCGCGAAGTGGACGATGGCGAGCTGAGCCCGGCCCTGCGCCGCTACTGCGAGAACACCATCGCCCGTATCCGCGTCAGCACCGAAGGCCAGGAGGGCTTGCGCGCCTTCCTGGAAAAACGCCGCCCCGCCTGGCAAACCGAGCACAAGAAGGAGCCGCGCCCATGA
- a CDS encoding acetyl/propionyl/methylcrotonyl-CoA carboxylase subunit alpha has translation MSRPTLTTLLVANRGEIACRVMRTAKALGLTTVAVHSATDREARHSREADIRVDLGGTKAAESYLMIDKLIAAAKASGAQAIHPGYGFLSENAGFARAIEQAGLIFLGPPASAIDAMGSKSAAKALMEAAGVPLVPGYHGEAQDLDTFRAAAERIGYPVLLKASAGGGGKGMKVVEDESQLADALASAQREAQSSFGDARMLVEKYVLKPRHVEIQVFADQHGNCLYLNERDCSIQRRHQKVVEEAPAPGLSPDLRKAMGEAAVRAAQAIGYVGAGTVEFLLDARGEFFFMEMNTRLQVEHPVTEAITGLDLVAWQIRVACGEPLPITQDQVPLIGHAIEVRLYAEDPANEFLPATGTLALYRESAPGEGRRVDSGVSEGDVVSPFYDPMLGKLIAWGEDREQARLRLLAMLDEFAIGGLKTNIAFLRRILAHPAFAQAELDTGFIPRHQDVLLPAPQALPAQFWEAAAEAWLQSEPAQQRQDDRASPWAARDGLRLGLPARSSLHLQCEGHEQAVALERSAPSTYRLVGEQLYHDQDGLRRRHLAVRRGGTLYLQWQGELHAVSVHDPIAAAEASHSHQGGLGAPMNGSIVRVLVEPGQVVEAGTALVVLEAMKMEHSIRAPHSGMVKALFCQEGDMVSEGTVLVELEAESAQ, from the coding sequence ATGAGCCGCCCCACCCTCACCACCCTGCTGGTCGCCAACCGTGGCGAGATCGCCTGCCGGGTGATGCGCACCGCCAAGGCCCTGGGCCTGACCACCGTGGCCGTGCACAGCGCCACCGACCGCGAGGCGCGCCACAGCCGCGAAGCGGACATCCGCGTCGACCTGGGCGGCACCAAGGCGGCTGAAAGCTACCTGATGATCGACAAGCTGATCGCCGCGGCCAAGGCCAGCGGTGCCCAGGCGATCCACCCGGGCTATGGCTTCCTCTCGGAGAACGCCGGTTTCGCCCGCGCCATCGAACAGGCCGGGCTGATCTTCCTCGGCCCACCGGCCAGTGCCATCGATGCCATGGGCAGCAAGTCAGCGGCCAAGGCGCTGATGGAGGCTGCCGGCGTGCCGCTGGTGCCGGGCTACCACGGCGAGGCCCAGGACCTGGACACCTTCCGCGCCGCCGCCGAGCGCATCGGTTACCCGGTACTGCTCAAGGCCAGCGCCGGGGGCGGCGGCAAGGGCATGAAGGTGGTCGAGGACGAAAGCCAGCTGGCCGACGCCCTGGCCTCGGCGCAGCGCGAGGCGCAGTCGTCGTTCGGCGATGCGCGGATGCTGGTCGAGAAGTACGTGCTCAAGCCGCGTCATGTGGAAATCCAGGTGTTCGCCGACCAACATGGCAACTGCCTGTACCTCAACGAACGTGACTGCTCGATCCAGCGCCGCCACCAGAAAGTGGTCGAGGAAGCGCCGGCGCCGGGCCTCTCCCCGGACCTGCGCAAGGCCATGGGCGAGGCCGCAGTACGCGCGGCCCAGGCCATTGGTTATGTCGGCGCCGGCACCGTGGAGTTCCTGCTCGATGCCCGGGGTGAGTTCTTCTTCATGGAGATGAACACCCGCCTGCAGGTGGAGCACCCGGTCACCGAAGCCATCACCGGGCTCGACCTGGTGGCCTGGCAGATCCGCGTGGCCTGTGGCGAGCCGCTGCCGATCACCCAGGATCAGGTGCCGCTGATCGGCCATGCCATCGAGGTGCGGCTGTACGCGGAAGATCCGGCCAATGAATTCCTGCCGGCCACCGGTACCCTGGCGCTGTACCGCGAGTCTGCGCCGGGCGAAGGGCGCCGGGTGGACAGTGGCGTCAGCGAGGGCGATGTGGTGTCGCCGTTCTACGACCCGATGCTGGGCAAGCTGATTGCCTGGGGTGAGGACCGCGAGCAGGCGCGTCTGCGGTTGCTGGCGATGCTCGATGAGTTCGCCATTGGCGGGTTGAAGACCAATATCGCGTTCCTGCGCCGCATCCTGGCGCACCCGGCGTTTGCGCAGGCGGAGCTGGATACCGGCTTCATTCCGCGTCATCAGGACGTGTTGTTACCTGCACCCCAGGCGTTGCCTGCGCAATTCTGGGAAGCCGCCGCCGAGGCCTGGTTGCAAAGCGAGCCTGCGCAGCAGCGCCAGGACGACCGCGCCTCGCCGTGGGCGGCCCGCGATGGCCTGCGCCTGGGTTTGCCGGCGCGCAGTAGCCTGCACTTGCAGTGTGAGGGGCATGAGCAGGCGGTGGCACTGGAGCGCAGCGCGCCTTCGACCTATCGGTTGGTGGGTGAGCAGCTGTACCACGATCAGGACGGCCTGCGTCGTCGTCACCTGGCGGTGCGCCGGGGCGGTACGCTGTACCTGCAATGGCAGGGTGAATTGCATGCCGTCAGCGTTCATGACCCGATTGCTGCGGCGGAAGCCAGCCACAGCCACCAGGGCGGGCTGGGCGCGCCCATGAACGGCAGCATCGTGCGGGTGCTGGTCGAGCCGGGGCAAGTGGTGGAAGCCGGGACCGCGCTGGTGGTGCTGGAGGCGATGAAGATGGAGCACAGTATTCGGGCGCCCCATTCTGGGATGGTGAAGGCGCTGTTCTGCCAGGAGGGGGACATGGTCAGCGAAGGGACAGTGCTGGTCGAGCTAGAGGCGGAGTCTGCTCAATAG
- a CDS encoding LexA family protein — MENWIEFLSRYKREHNLKQYQLAERLGMTQGGLGHWLRGTRRPTLETVNEKLEQLGLVYLEARVMVVERDIMAREERGVYAVERPLSVNAMRHASFRFPVLSWADLQGALPESSETQELTGYMPAGNAFWLPVENDSMNAASGRSLPQGVLVLVDAGIEVAPGRLVVARQPGKPAVLRELIEEGGQRMLRPLNTLYPTVLCEEGCEFLGVVVRMHGVL; from the coding sequence ATGGAAAACTGGATCGAATTTCTGTCGCGCTACAAGCGCGAGCACAACCTCAAGCAGTACCAACTGGCCGAACGGCTGGGCATGACCCAAGGCGGCCTCGGCCATTGGTTGCGTGGCACGCGCCGGCCGACCCTGGAGACCGTCAACGAAAAGCTGGAGCAGCTTGGGCTGGTGTACCTGGAGGCGCGGGTGATGGTGGTCGAGCGCGACATCATGGCGCGCGAGGAGCGGGGTGTTTACGCGGTGGAGCGGCCGCTTTCGGTCAATGCCATGCGCCATGCCAGTTTTCGCTTTCCGGTGTTGAGCTGGGCCGACCTGCAGGGCGCGTTGCCCGAGTCCAGTGAAACCCAGGAGCTGACCGGTTATATGCCTGCCGGTAATGCATTCTGGTTACCGGTGGAGAATGACTCGATGAACGCCGCCAGTGGCAGGAGTTTGCCGCAGGGGGTGCTGGTTTTGGTGGATGCGGGGATCGAGGTTGCGCCGGGCAGGTTGGTGGTGGCCAGGCAGCCTGGCAAGCCAGCGGTGCTGAGGGAGTTGATCGAAGAGGGCGGGCAGCGGATGCTCAGGCCGCTCAATACCTTGTATCCGACCGTGCTCTGCGAGGAGGGGTGCGAGTTTCTCGGCGTCGTGGTGAGGATGCACGGCGTGCTATAG
- a CDS encoding DUF6124 family protein, whose amino-acid sequence MNKPINEDTDLDEEAARRALDYYLNPTPTAAELERSLWTLREGVTATQASEQAMALLRCASATAQETGAHLQGTTREVVYALMHMINMARALLEQRNAMEKTSI is encoded by the coding sequence ATGAACAAACCGATAAACGAAGATACAGATCTCGACGAAGAAGCCGCCCGCCGCGCCCTCGACTACTACCTCAACCCCACCCCCACCGCCGCTGAGCTGGAGCGCTCGCTCTGGACCCTGCGCGAAGGCGTGACCGCCACGCAAGCCAGCGAGCAGGCCATGGCCCTGCTGCGCTGCGCCTCGGCCACGGCACAGGAAACCGGCGCCCATCTGCAGGGCACGACGCGGGAAGTGGTGTATGCGCTGATGCACATGATCAACATGGCCCGCGCGTTACTGGAACAGCGCAATGCCATGGAGAAAACGTCGATCTGA
- a CDS encoding DUF4880 domain-containing protein — protein MTRLLLPLEHDPRTAEQTRDDALLHALKRLPRRVQQVFLLNRLDQVGFAEIGERLDLPLINIERHMNQALQTARAPGDALASVAGQWYVRLQSPQVTASERIDFRRWLDADPDHLRAFHETELRWRSLLAPARQLGHDGWYQQGRAALSLGGCSIAVGFAIAALTALGLLSL, from the coding sequence ATGACCCGCCTGCTGCTGCCCCTTGAGCACGACCCGCGCACCGCCGAGCAAACCCGCGACGACGCGTTGCTGCACGCCCTCAAGCGCCTGCCCCGTCGGGTCCAGCAAGTGTTCCTGCTCAACCGTCTTGACCAGGTCGGTTTCGCCGAGATCGGCGAACGCCTCGACCTGCCCTTGATCAATATCGAACGCCACATGAACCAGGCCCTGCAGACCGCCCGTGCGCCGGGGGATGCCCTGGCGAGTGTTGCTGGCCAATGGTACGTGCGCCTGCAGAGCCCGCAGGTGACCGCCAGTGAACGCATCGATTTTCGCCGCTGGCTGGATGCCGACCCCGACCACCTGCGTGCCTTCCACGAAACCGAATTGCGCTGGCGCAGCCTGCTTGCACCGGCGCGGCAGCTGGGGCACGACGGCTGGTACCAGCAAGGGCGGGCGGCACTGTCGCTGGGTGGCTGCTCGATTGCCGTGGGGTTTGCCATTGCAGCCCTGACCGCATTGGGTTTGCTGTCCCTGTAG
- a CDS encoding M14 family metallopeptidase, with amino-acid sequence MTVTLSPLHIDCDFDSGNILVKDASNPAHVHLDIRKDSHSDHFQWFHFKASGLTPGQAHRFSLDNAHASSYKNAWDGYHAVASYDQQTWFRVPSQFDGKALSFELKAEHEQVWFAYFEPYPRARHNQLVERARQIPGVELLASGRSVQGRDIPLLRAGNGAAGKRKLWIIAQQHPGEHMAEWFMEGVIDALEANGPVIQQLLAKADLYLIPNMNPDGAFLGHLRTNFKGKDLNRAWQDASVELSPEVFFAQSQMKLHGVDAFIDAHGDEEIPHVFTAACEGNPGYTPRIEKLEEQFRSTLCSLTPDFQTKYGYTRDEPGQANMTLACNAVGQAHDCLSLTLEMPFKDHDDAPNPRTGWSGERSKALAGAVLETLLKMVDDLR; translated from the coding sequence ATGACCGTGACGCTCTCCCCGCTGCACATCGACTGCGATTTCGACTCCGGCAACATTCTGGTCAAGGACGCCAGTAACCCGGCGCACGTCCACCTGGACATCCGCAAGGACAGCCACAGCGACCACTTCCAGTGGTTCCACTTCAAGGCCAGCGGCCTCACCCCAGGCCAGGCCCACCGCTTCAGCCTGGACAACGCCCATGCTTCCTCCTACAAGAACGCCTGGGACGGCTACCACGCCGTGGCCTCCTACGACCAGCAGACCTGGTTCCGCGTGCCCAGCCAGTTCGACGGCAAGGCGCTGAGCTTCGAGCTCAAGGCCGAACACGAGCAGGTCTGGTTCGCCTACTTCGAGCCCTACCCCCGCGCCCGCCACAACCAATTGGTCGAGCGCGCCCGGCAGATCCCAGGCGTCGAGCTGCTGGCTAGCGGGCGTAGCGTGCAGGGCCGCGATATCCCGCTGCTGCGCGCGGGCAACGGCGCGGCTGGCAAGCGCAAGCTGTGGATCATCGCCCAGCAGCACCCGGGCGAGCACATGGCCGAATGGTTCATGGAAGGTGTGATCGACGCCCTTGAAGCCAATGGCCCGGTCATCCAGCAACTGCTGGCCAAGGCCGACCTGTACCTGATCCCCAACATGAACCCGGATGGCGCGTTCCTCGGCCACCTGCGCACCAACTTCAAGGGCAAGGACCTCAACCGGGCCTGGCAGGACGCCAGCGTCGAGCTGAGCCCGGAAGTGTTCTTCGCCCAGAGCCAGATGAAGCTGCATGGCGTGGATGCGTTCATCGATGCCCACGGCGACGAAGAGATTCCCCATGTGTTCACCGCCGCCTGCGAGGGCAACCCGGGGTACACGCCGCGAATCGAGAAGCTGGAAGAGCAGTTCCGCAGCACCCTGTGCAGCCTGACGCCGGACTTCCAGACCAAATACGGCTACACCCGCGACGAGCCGGGCCAGGCCAACATGACCCTGGCCTGCAATGCCGTGGGCCAGGCCCATGACTGCCTGTCGCTGACCCTGGAAATGCCGTTCAAGGACCATGACGATGCGCCGAATCCGCGTACCGGCTGGTCGGGCGAGCGGTCGAAGGCGTTGGCTGGAGCGGTGCTGGAAACGCTGCTGAAGATGGTAGACGACCTGCGCTGA